The Bos indicus x Bos taurus breed Angus x Brahman F1 hybrid chromosome 15, Bos_hybrid_MaternalHap_v2.0, whole genome shotgun sequence genome includes a window with the following:
- the TEX12 gene encoding testis-expressed protein 12 isoform X1, which produces MKSTKLNIKNGIFKKTIIPKVCLHQRKGGTILRSPPSSLDKHWGSERSFGSRTLQAERPAGKNPRSVEAAWACHVICALPDGKANAADSSFPRFGLGGSSCLQNMMASQLVKPDTRNCKRPRELEPQMPDSPQLSSLGKSDSSLSESSGLFYKDEALEKDLNDMSKEINLMLSTYAKILSERAAVDASYIDEIDGLFKEANTIENFLIQKRELLRQRLTVIANTLHR; this is translated from the exons ATGAAGTCGACTAAACTGAACATCaagaatggaatttttaaaaaaactataattcCCAAAGTTTGCTTGCACCAAAGAAAAGGAG GAACCATCCTCAGATCTCCCCCTTCTTCTCTAGACAAGCACTGGGGAAGCGAGAGGAGTTTTGGCTCACGGACACTCCAAGCCGAAAGGCCTGCCGGTAAAAACCCCCGCTCAGTGGAGGCGGCGTGGGCGTGTCACGTGATCTGCGCGCTGCCTGACGGGAAGGCCAACGCGGCAGACTCCTCATTCCCGCGCTTCGGCCTAGGAGGAAG TTCCTGCCTCCAGAATATGATGGCAAGTCAACTTGTAAAACCTGATACTAGAAATTGCAAGAGACCAAGAGAGTTAGAG CCTCAAATGCCAGATAGTCCACAGCTGTCCTCTCTTGGAAAATCAGATTCTTCTTTGTCTGAAAGCTCTGGACTATTTTATAAAGATGAAGCTCTGGAGAAAGACTTGAATG atatgAGCAAGGAAATTAATCTAATGCTGTCAACATATGCAAAGATCTTAAG tgaGAGAGCAGCAGTAGATGCGTCTTATATTGACGAGATAGATGGACTCTTCAAAGAAGCCAATACTATCGAAAACTTTCTAATACAGAAAAGAGAGCTCCTGAGACAGAGGCTTACAGTGATTGCAAACACTCTACACAGATAA
- the TEX12 gene encoding testis-expressed protein 12 isoform X2 — MKSTKLNIKNGIFKKTIIPKVCLHQRKGDKHWGSERSFGSRTLQAERPAGKNPRSVEAAWACHVICALPDGKANAADSSFPRFGLGGSSCLQNMMASQLVKPDTRNCKRPRELEPQMPDSPQLSSLGKSDSSLSESSGLFYKDEALEKDLNDMSKEINLMLSTYAKILSERAAVDASYIDEIDGLFKEANTIENFLIQKRELLRQRLTVIANTLHR; from the exons ATGAAGTCGACTAAACTGAACATCaagaatggaatttttaaaaaaactataattcCCAAAGTTTGCTTGCACCAAAGAAAAGGAG ACAAGCACTGGGGAAGCGAGAGGAGTTTTGGCTCACGGACACTCCAAGCCGAAAGGCCTGCCGGTAAAAACCCCCGCTCAGTGGAGGCGGCGTGGGCGTGTCACGTGATCTGCGCGCTGCCTGACGGGAAGGCCAACGCGGCAGACTCCTCATTCCCGCGCTTCGGCCTAGGAGGAAG TTCCTGCCTCCAGAATATGATGGCAAGTCAACTTGTAAAACCTGATACTAGAAATTGCAAGAGACCAAGAGAGTTAGAG CCTCAAATGCCAGATAGTCCACAGCTGTCCTCTCTTGGAAAATCAGATTCTTCTTTGTCTGAAAGCTCTGGACTATTTTATAAAGATGAAGCTCTGGAGAAAGACTTGAATG atatgAGCAAGGAAATTAATCTAATGCTGTCAACATATGCAAAGATCTTAAG tgaGAGAGCAGCAGTAGATGCGTCTTATATTGACGAGATAGATGGACTCTTCAAAGAAGCCAATACTATCGAAAACTTTCTAATACAGAAAAGAGAGCTCCTGAGACAGAGGCTTACAGTGATTGCAAACACTCTACACAGATAA